A genome region from Natronobeatus ordinarius includes the following:
- a CDS encoding 50S ribosomal protein L13: MSIAEFDADVVVDARDCILGRVASQVAQRALEGERVAVVNAEDAVITGDKNDILETYRTRAQLGSDRGPYYPKRPDTIFKRAIRGMLPYKKQRGREAFENVRVYVGNPYDGEAEILPDTSLDRLSNIRFVHLHEVSEQLGANVTW, translated from the coding sequence ATGAGTATCGCAGAGTTCGACGCCGACGTCGTCGTCGACGCCCGCGACTGCATCCTGGGTCGCGTCGCGAGCCAGGTCGCCCAGCGCGCCCTCGAGGGCGAGCGGGTGGCGGTCGTGAACGCCGAAGACGCCGTGATCACGGGCGATAAGAACGACATCCTCGAGACGTACCGCACGCGCGCACAGCTCGGTTCGGACCGGGGACCGTACTACCCCAAGCGGCCGGATACGATCTTCAAGCGCGCCATCCGTGGGATGTTGCCGTACAAGAAACAGCGCGGCCGCGAGGCGTTCGAGAACGTCCGCGTCTACGTCGGAAATCCCTACGACGGCGAGGCGGAGATCCTCCCGGACACGTCGCTGGACCGACTCTCGAACATCCGCTTCGTGCACCTCCACGAAGTGAGCGAACAACTCGGTGCTAACGTCACATGGTAA